GAGGCTGGCACTCTCCTCTCCCCACGCTGCCGCTGGGCTCAGTCCCTAGTACGTGCCACACACACCAGGGATGGGGGCACCCCTGATCGGGGATCCGATGGGGGCAGTGGGCATCCAGCTCACTGTCCAGGACCTTAGGGCAGCAAGCGCTTGCCCACCCAGGCCTGCTCCAAAAGGTTCTGTCACTCACGCCTTTCTCCAGGCTGGCTCGAGTGTCCACCTTGGGGATGAGGCCGACACACGGCCTAGTGGCCAGGTCCTCGGTCCCCAGTTCCCTCTGGTCCTGCACAGTGGAAAGGGCAGCCAGTCTCACCCTAGAGGCCATCCTAGTCCTACCTACTGATGGGGGGGCCCGCGTCGCTTGCCCACACCTTCCACTCTGGTTAGCAAGGCCTTCTCTTAACGGGCGCGTGTCGTGGTCCCGGGGTGCAGCTGAGGCCTGGAAGGTCCCATGTCTTGCTCCAACCTGAGTCCCCGTCCCGGGCCCCCTCCCCAAGCCCCTCTCCCCGCAGGAGGCCCGGCCCTGGTGGTGCTGCTGGTCTCCTGGGCAGCGCTGGGCCCCCGCGGCCTGGAAGGAGTGGAGCCCACGGCGCCAGCAGACCCTGAGGGCCCACAGTGCCCAGCCGTCTGCTCCTGCGGCCACGACGACCACACGGACGAGCTCAACGTCTTCTGCAGCTCCCGGAACCTCACGCGGCTGCCCGGGGGCCTCCCACCCGGCACCAAGGCGCTCTGGCTGGACGGGAACAACTTCTCCTCTATCCCCGCGGCCGCCTTCCGCAACCTCTCGGGCCTGGGCTTCCTCAACCTGCAGGGCAGCGGGCTGGCCAGCCTGGAGCCGCAGGCACTGCTGGGCCTGCGTGGCCTGTGCCACCTGCACCTGGAGCACAACCGGCTGCGCGCGCTGGCAGCCCCCACCTTCCTGCACACGCCCGGCCTGGCCTCGCTCGGTCTCAGCAACAACCTGCTCAGCCGCCTGGAGGAGGGTCTCTTCCGGGGCCTGGCGCACCTCTGGGACCTCAACCTGGGCTGGAACAGCCTGGCCGTGCTGCCCGACACCGCATTCCAGGGTCTGGCCGGCCTGCGGGAGCTGGTGCTGGCAGGCAACAAGCTGGCCTACCTGCAGCCCGCGCTCTTCTGCGGCCTGGGCGAGCTGCGAGAGCTGGACCTGAGCCGGAATGCCCTGCGCAGCGTCAAGGCTAACGTCTTCATCAAGCTGCCCAAGCTCCAGAAGCTCTACCTGGACCACAACCTCGTGGCCGCCGTGGCCCCGGGCGCCTTCCTGGGCATGAAGGCGCTGCGCTGGCTGGACCTCTCGCACAACCGCGTGGGCGGCCTCCTGGAGGACAGCTTCCCGGGGCTGCTGGGCCTGCGCGTCCTGCGCCTCTCGCACAACGCGCTCGCCAGCCTGCGGCCCCGCACCTTCAAGGACCTGCACTTCCTGGAGGAGCTGCAGCTCGGCCACAACCGCCTGCGGCAGCTGCCTGAAGAAGCCTTCACGGGCCTGGGCCAGCTGGAGGTGCTGGCCCTCAACAACAACCAGCTGCAGGAGCTCCGGCCCGGCGGCTTCCTGGGCCTGCTCAACCTGGCCGTGCTCAACCTCTCCGGCAACTGTCTGCGCGACCTCCCGGAGCAGGCCTTCCAGGGCCTGGCCAAGCTCCACAGCCTGCACCTGGAGGGCGGCTGCCTGGCCCGCCTGGGCCCGCTCGCCTTCGCGGGCCTCTCGGGGCTGCGCCGGCTCTTCCTCAAGGGCAACAGCATTGCAGACGTGGACGAGCGCAGCCTGGGGGGCCTGGCCGAGCTGCTCGAGCTGGACCTCACGGCCAACCAGCTCACGCACCTGCCAGGCCGGCTCTTCCAGGACCTCGGCCGCCTGGAGTACCTCCTCCTCGCCCGCAACCAGCTGTCGGCACTGCCGGCGGATGCCCTGGGGCCCCTGAAGCGCACCTTCTGGCTGGACATCTCGCACAACCGCCTGGAGACGCTGCCCACGGCCGTGCTCGCACCGCTCAGCCACCTGCGCTTCCTCAGCCTCCGGAACAACTCGCTGAGGACCTTCGCGCCGCAGCCCCCCGGCCTGGAGCGCCTGTGGCTCGAGGGCAACCCCTGGGACTGCGGCTGCGCGCTGGGCGCCCTGTGGGCCTTCGCCCTGCAGCAGCCGGCCTCCGTGCCCCGCTTCGTGCAGGCCCTGGCCGAGGGCGACGATGACCGCCAGCCACCCGTGCTCACCTACAACAACATCACCTGCGCCAGCCCACCCGGCCTGGCAGGCCTCGACCTGCGCGACGTTGGCGAGGCCCACTTTGCCCACTGCTGACCCGAGGCTGCCCCGGCGTCCCGACGGGCCCTCGCAGCCCCGGGGGACACAGTTCAGGACCTGTGGGGCCCAGCCTGCTCCCTGAGGGCCTGACTGTGAGGGTCGGGGACACGGTCTCCCCAGCTGTCATCAATTAAAGTAACCAAATAAACAGGGCCGCGTGTGCGGGCAGGGGTGCAGCTCAGTGCGGGTGGGGGATGCTAGCCAGGGCCCCTCTGCCAGCCACAGCCCCATGGGTCCCTGTGCTCCCGGccatacccccacccccaaaggaaGGCCCCCGGGGTGCACTCATCACCGTCACCCCCCAAGAAGTGGGGCCCAGGCCTGCATGCACCCCCGGCTCCCCGGGACCCACGCAGGGGAGAGGCCCGGGGCTCCGCTCCACGCTCGCCTCTCCTGTCAGCCCTGCTCCCGGCCCAGGGCGGGCCCTCAGCTGTCGCTAGGCCAAGCCTGGCCACTCACACACCCCAAGTCACCCGACACTCCACACGAGCCTCACCTGAGGCTCCAGGGGCCTGTCGACAGCAGGACTGCTGGCCAGTTCCTGCGACTCGGGGGGGGACACTGCACAGGACACAGTGACACCTGGCCAGGAGGCGGGGCCAGGGCGGAACGCTCTAGAAAGGTCAGATGTGTAAACACAGCGGAGGGATACATTTATTGCGGGCTCCTCTGAGTTACAAGTTTGACACCTTAGCGGGTGTCACCTCCTTCACTGGGCTTGCGGGCCAGAGGGCCAGACAAGCTCCCAGACGCACCAGCTCTGTGAATGATGTGGAGACTCGGCTGTCGGGAGCAGTCGTCTGTCCGGGCCACGGGGGTACCGAGCTGCACCAGCAGGGAGGGCAGGCCACGGCACGGGGACCCCATGCCGTCCCCGGGTGACCGGGCAGAGCCACTCACTGTCAGCGGCTCAGCCAAGATGCCGCCGAAGCTCCGGAAACGTCCCAGACGGGCCCAGCGGGGAGAGGGGCACATGGGGCCTGGCCAGgtccccaccccagacctccaGCCCCACAGCGCGCAGGAGCGCTCAGCCTGCCTTGGTCAGGAGAGCCCCATGGGCGTCTCGCTGAGAATCTTCTGGGCGATGGAGGAGAGCGCAGGGAACGCGGGGCTGTCGGGGAAGTCCTGGATGAAGTCCCGGCCGTCCTCCAGGCTCCGCGTTAGCTCGGGGTCCAGAGGCACCGAGCCTGGGGGCGAGGGCACGGAGAGTGGGCAGTGAGGGCCAGGCTGGGAGGCCCTGTCCACCCCCTCAGCCCAGGAGCCCGCGGGCAGCACTGCCGAGGCCTGGCAGGACTGGCTCCCAGGCTGAACCTCCCCAGGATGCCCAGCAGGCCCCACTGCCTCCTGGGTGCTCctgcagaagaaaacacagggctcCTGCGGCTCGCAGCTCTTGCGGGGCGGGGGGACGGCGGGGTGGGAGGAAGCCCCCTCTCGCCTCTCCCCAGGGGGCAGGGCCCTGGGGCAGCCCCAGCCCACTCACCCAGGAAGGGGACGCCGGCGTGTCTTGCCAGCTCCTCGCCGCCTCCCTTGGAGAAGACGTTGGTGCACTCCtgggacacagagacacagggtCCACCTGCTTCTTCTCTGCCCGCGGCGGGCGGGGGTGGCTACCCACGCCCGCGACCTCCCAGGACTCACCGAGCAGTGGGGGCAGACAAAGCCGCTCATGTTCTCCACAAGCCCGATCACCCGCAGCCCCACCTTCCTGCAGAAGGTCAGCTCCCGCCTCACGTCCCCCACGGACACCGCCTGGAGGCCAGGAAAGGGGCGGGGGCGGCAGGTGGGTACCCCGGAAACAGCCAAGATGGGCGAGGAGGGCAGGGCGTCTGCCCCGGGGTGAGGGCGCCCTGCGGGAACAGTACCTGGGGTGTGGTGACCACGAGGGCCCCCAGGGGACTGTAGGGGCGCAGGGCGTCCACCACGGCCATGTGCTCATCAGAGGTCCCTGGGGGCGTGTCCACAACCAGGTAGTCCAGCTGCCCCCAGGCCACGTCGGACACAAACTGCTTTATCAGCGCTGCGGAGACCCAGGGAGGCTCGGGGTTGGGGGTAGCGAGCAGGTAGGCAGGGTCTCACCAGGCCCACACCCCCTCCTGGCCCCAGGGCGGGGCGACCTTTGGGTCCTGGGCCCACTGGCATTTGGAGAGCTGTGTGTGCCACTGTGCGCCAGGGGAGAGacccttccccagccccccaggACTTTAGCTCGGGCCCTAGCTTCGATGGCTGGAGTGGGGACCCTCCGGGGTGGATGTCTGTGCCCCAGAGAGGCGGCCTGCGGGGAATGCCAGGCGGGCATGGCCTGGGAGCAGCCCCTGCCCCGGACTTGCTCCCACACCTGGCAGCCCCGTGCTGGCCTTCGGAGGGAGCCGAACCCTGTCTGCTGGGGCAGAGGCATCAGACCTCTGGGGAGGACCAGGCAGCTGAAGGCCTCATGGCTGTGGCTCACACTCTCGCTCCCCCGGCCCGCTGTGTGCGTACTCGCAGGCTTGATGGGTCGGGGTGTGGGGGAGCGTCTTAGAAGTGAAGAGGTGGGCACCAGCCTTTCCCCTGGCGCCCGAGGTGGTGGGGCGGGTGGGGCGCCGGCAGATCAGCGCGGCATTACCGTTCTTCCTGGGGCCTCTCCACACCAAAGCCTCGTCTGGCTGCTCCAGCAGGAAGCCCACAGACATGAGGGAGATGCTCTGCTCCCGGTCCACGAAGACGGGCACCCAGCCACTGTCGCCCTGGTGCACCGCCCTGCCCTGCACTCGGAGCATGCGGGGGATGCTGGGGCCACACAGGTCCACGTCCAGGATCCCCACCTGCTGGGGGCGTCCAGGCGACTCATGAGAGGCGCTCCAGCCGGGCGTTGCCCTGCATGACCACCCAGGAGAGTAGGGCTCGCGAGGAGACAGGAGGCGCTCACCTTCTTGCCCGCGTGGCGCAGGGCCAGAGCCAGCTCCGTGGAGATGGTGCTCTTCCCGACGCCCCCCTTTCCCGAGAGGACGAGGACGATGTGCCGGACGCCGGCCAGGTTTCCAGGCTCTGGTTGGAAAGACAGAAGGGAGAAGGGCTGGGTGTCTCCTCCGTGCCAGCCGCCCTCTGCTGCCCACTCACCGCGGCCACCACGCACGTCCTACACCCAGGTCCTGACACAAGCAAATGCAGCCACGCGAGAGGGGTTCCAGCAGACCCCAGACCCAACCCACTGCGTCCTCAGAGACGGCCGCCCCCGCTCGGTCTGGAGCAGGGCTGCTGCGGCTAGAAATGCTGCAAACCCTCCGCTCTGCAGTGTGCACACGTGAGTGCATGCACACCTTGCATGCACAAGGCCAATTCCAGCTAAAGCCTCCCAGCTGGCTCCAAGGGATGAGGGTGGAGACCAATGTGCTGCCAGCCCCTGTGCCAGCACCTCTAGGTCTGACCGCAGGCGGGCAGCGCCCTCCTCTGGGGGCAGAAGCGGAACTCCTGGCAGCCCCAGCCTCCTGCTCAGGAGGGAGCCCACAGCTCGAGGAGGCACCCACACTGTGTGAAGGGGCAGAAGTTAGGTCACTCGGATGGCTCACGGTTGCGCCTTAAGAAACCCTGGGTACCCCCAGGCAGGCTCTGCCCCAGCTCCTGTTTCTCCCAGTGAGCCTGAAATGCCACCGTGAACACACTCAccactcccacccctgccaccccACACGGGCGCCATCTGTGTACAAACAACCCTCAGCCCCTGCAAAGTGCCCTGAGGACCTCACCAAAGAGAGTCCCGCCTGGCCTGCAGCAAGCTGCTTGCTCCAGCAGCCTCCCTGCACCCCGGCTTTGCAGGAAGGGCTCAGCGCGAGGTGAGCGAACACTGTCTCCCTCCTGACCCATCTCTCATGGGCAGGTGCAAAGACCGCTGCCACCAAAGGGTCCCTGGAAGGAACTCAGGGTGCACCTGGCCTGGCTTCTCCACAGTTGTAAGGCAGTGCAGTGCCTGTCCTGGGTCTCCTTCTAGAGATCCTGTATGGTGACGAGGAAAGGCCACCATCCCCCAGCCACGGATCACTGCCGACAACACGGCCGCCATGCCTCAGGCCACTTCTGTGATGACTTAAAGGCTCTTACTTAAACTGCTTTAATATCAGAAAgtagtgggggcgggggggcttccctggtggctcagtggtgaagaatcctcctgccaatgcaggagacatgggttcgatccctgctgtgggaagatcccacatgctacagagcagctaagcttgtgggccacaactactaagcctgtgctctggggcccgGGAAACACAACTCCCGAAGCCCACAAGCCCCAGAACCTgtgcttcgcaacaagagaagtcaccgctcgccacaactagagaaaagcccacgcagcaatgaagaccccagCACaacctataaataaataaaagtatcttTTAGAAACAGTAGTTGGAAATCAATTTCACCTTTCTTTGGTGGGCAGATGGGCACTTGGGCAGAAACTTGGGAAAGAACAAGGCAGATGCGGGTCCTGACACCTCCACGCCCTCCATGCCAGCGCTGCAGTGCCAACCTCTAAGAGTGATGCCTTGCTCTCCTCACTGGTGGGACTGGGGAGCTTCATCTGCCTAAGCCTCAAACAGGATATTGCGGCTCCCATCAAGTAACTGGAAGGAGCCACCAACTTCCCAGACCACAGTTCTCAGGAGCCAACCACAACTTTCCCTCATAAGTAAACTCAAAGGCTTACAAATGATGACAAATCAAATACATACTACTACATGGGAGAGGCTGCCCTGGAAGGGGCAAAGGAAAGCAGTGTCTCCCCCACGGAGGGAAGTGAGGGATCCCACATTTGGATGAGAAGACCAATCAATCAAGCCTTAAGTCCAACCAAATCAAGATTATCTGATACACTGGACAAGTACCGGAATCTTTGTATATAAAGAATCTCTCCAATAGGATACAAGCAACTGACAACAGGAGCTGCCTCTGAGCACAGGGAGGCTTACTGCATAGCCTGTGAGGCTTCTCGAATTTCTGTGTGCATTTGCCTCTTCGTTAAAAAAAGCATTCATCATCAACCTAGAAACCATCCCCCTCACCTTGTAGCAAGTGTACCCTCATCATAACAAGcttcttctgatttttctctccAGTCTTACGTTTATAATCTGATGGACGAATCCAGCGTTGTAAACGCTTTGTGCTCAAGATATCAGACCCGAAGCCTTTTAGAAAATAATGTAGCTAATCTGTGTGAATCCGGCTGTGACCAATGTATACATTGGGTCCAAAgcagatttcattaaaaaaaaaaaaaaaaaaaaggcttagaaAGTCAAAATAGAACTTCTACAAAAAACAGAATATGACGTTCCGGTTTCTCTTAGAGCGCCTTATTCAAGTAAGACCTCCTTCTAAGCGCCGTAATGACACGTGCGCGCACCTCTGAGAACTTTATACCGCACATAAGACGGTGTGCTGAAACCCGGAGCCACGACTAGCAGCTGCGGGTCTGCCCCATCCCTCTCGCCTCGGCGCCCGCCGACCCGCGACGCCCCGCGGTCAGGCACACTCACCTGCAACAGCTTCCATCCTGCCCCGACTCGCCCCGCGTCCTCCTCGCAGCCCGCCTCCGTCCAATCTGAGTGAAGCGCCTTCGGACCAATGGGCAACGCGAACCCGCCCCGGCTCCCCTTGATAGGCCCACTCGCGCTACCCTTAGCCAATCAGATTGCCCAAAGGGTGCACGCAGGTTCCGGCGCAGACGGCGTACAGGACAGGGACCCACTTCCGTGTCAACGCCCCAGCGTGGGACCGCTTCGTTTGCCCGCCCCCCGTCCAATAGGCTCGCGGGACTTGTCTCCGACCGCTTCAGATGTGGCCAATGAGGATGTCGATCTAGGATTGACAGGGCCAGCAGCCTCTCAACAAGAGGCTTGTGCCGCGGGGCCCGCCCCTCTTCCGAACGCTGAAGTCGAGTGCACTGCGGAGCCAATGCGGCGCGGGGGGCGGACCGCGGGGCGGGGATTGTTTACGTCTTGCTCCGGAGCGGAAAGTAGGTCACGGCTGGCCCGGCTGAGCGCGGCAGCGCAGAGCGGCTGCAGGTGAGCAGCGGGCCTCGGCCGCTCCTCCCCGGGTCTTCCGGGCCCTGCTGCCCAGCCTGGGTCGGGACCCCACTGCACCCGTTGGCCTCGCGGAGCTGCGGGCGGTGCGCCTTTGttccggcggcggcggcggcggggccagAAGAGGCGGGCGAGGCTCTGCGCCGCAGGCCGGGCGGGGCGGCGGGTGGGAGGAACCCCGCGACCCCGCCGACCCTTAGACAGTGCGATGCCCGACGGGGAAGCGACCCCTGCTGCAGCGGGGTCGTCTCGGGACCGTGCATCCCCCGTGCACGGCCTGGCGCCTACTGTTGCCGTGGCGGTGGCGGGCGGGGCTTAGGCCGGGCCCGCCGTGGCCGGCTCCAGTAGCGAACCCGAGTCTGCAGACGGGCTCCCATTCCTCAAAAGCTGTGCCTACGCGCGTCCCCTGCCGCCCCTCGGGATCGTGGCCGGGGACAGTCCCGGCCCTCCTGGGGAATTTCAGTACAAGATCCCAGAGATCGACTTGTAACTGTAAGTCGGGCTTGGAAGTTGAGAGCCAAAGACGGGAGGGGAAAGCGTTCTGGGCAAAGGGCTGGAAAGAACCAGCAGCCGGAACAGGGCGGAACTTGATGGGCTTGGTAGGATTTTACATTTTATCCGGAGAACAATGGTAAGCCCTGAGAAGTTTATAACTCGctaattcaaaatttttttagatttatgtTTCGAAAAAGCTGGGTTGTAATGAATAAGTGGGCGGAGCCGGAGCGGAGGAGTCTTGCGGGGGTGGGAGAGGCGCGGTGGCGGCAGAAGGTTCAGGACACCCACCGTTGGAGGTGGTGTGGGGCGTGGAGGGACGTGGTGGGAGGAGGTGTTGGGATGACTGCTGTGTGTCTGGCATGAGGAACTGGGAGGATGGAGATGCCATTTGTCAAACTGGACACCGGAGGAAGGGCAGGCAAGGCTTGAGATGCCCAAGGGACGGGTAGGCAGGACACTTGGGTTCCTGAGGCCAAGCTCAGAGAGGGGCCTTTGAGAGTCATGGATATCTGGGTGGTGTTCCATGCTCTCTACCTGAGTTTCATCAAGGTGCTTGGATCCTGGAGCGAGGTACCAGCTTGTGAAGAGAGTTCCAGACCTGGGTGGGCTGGCACAGGCTATGGGACCAACTGGTGTGCTGCGTCTTTCTCTGCTCTGACCCTGTGGTTTCTTCCAGCTCCTTTCCACCATGGCCAGGCGCCCACGGAGCAGCAGAGCGTGGCATTTTGTCTTGAGCGCAGCCCGCCGGGATGCGGATGCCCGGGCTGTCGCTCTGGCAGGGACTGCCAACTGGGGCTACGACTCTGATGGGCAGGTAGGTTCCAGTGGGTGAGGTGGGCATGGCTGGACAAAAGTGAGGAGACCCCCCGGGGCAGGCATTGCCTGAACTGAGATGGAAAGGGAAAGATGGCCCTGGGGGCAGAGGATGGGGTCACCTCTGCTGGACCAGTTGCTGTGTGTGCTCTTTCCACTCTCCCAAGCACTTCATGCCAGTTAAGGACACACGTGGCCTTGTGTGGTGGGACCTCAAGGCAGATACATTTCTCTGTAGTGGGTGTCAGTGGGTACTTTGGTCAGTTGACTTAACAAAAACGTCTCCATTCCATCTACTCGGCCGATTACAAGGGTGGTTATTGTTATCTCCAAGTGCAACTTTTTGGACATTTCCTCTGTTGAAGCCTGTGCTCTATATTTGTGTATATGCACCTGAAAAAAAGAACTTTGATTCTTAAAGACCAGTATTCCTGTGCCTTCCTGTGCTCAGCACCCTGAGCTCCGCGAGGCCCAGGATCACGGAGGCCTTGAGGAGGGCGACTCAGCTGTCTGTCTGCAGGGCGAGTTCCTGAGGGGCCTGGGGCTTTGCAGTCGGAGCCTTGTCACCCTGACCCTGTGGTGGGGCTGGGTGCACTCTGTATCTGCCATGGGGAGCCTCACAGTCAGGATCCTGAACCTctcagggcagagctgggcttcGGCTCTGCCCTGAGTCTCCTCCACTGTTCTTGGGGATCTCTGACTTGACTCTGGCCTTGGTGCCCTGGCTCAGCCAGGTGTCTGGCGGGGACAGAtatctcccccccgccccccccctccAGCATGAGGGCAGCTGAGCCCCTGGAACCACCAGACTTTGGGGGGGAATTGGAGCTGGTGGTATCCTGGGCCCCCTTCCCGGGCCTCCCTTAACTCCCTGCCCAGGCCAGCGAGAGGCCCCGGCCTGCATTCCTGTCCCGCCTCCAGCTCCCACTGACCACGTGGCTTGGGCAGTTTTTTCTGCCTGCGCCTGCCTCGCTGGCTCATTGCTGTGGGATGCGGGAGGCGTCCAGGGGCTGGAGGCGCGGTGTCTGACACACACTTGCAGTTGGGTCGTCCAGCAGCCCTGAAGGCGGCACACACCCATCACTGCCCCCGCGGCCCCGAGCTCTCTGTGTAGCTTGCGGAGAAGCGGGTTCTGCCCTCCATGCAGGGGGTTACATGCTGGATGCCAAACATGGGAACTCCAGGGCCAGTGGTGCTCAGGTCTGCGCCCTGGCTCGGGGAGGGGTGTCTCCTCCCGCAGCAGGGGGCCTGCCTGTTCCTCAAGAGCTAGGTGCTGGGGGCCCTCAGCCTCTCCATGGTTACCCATCTCCGACGGGCTCGACCTCCTCGCTCCCTGCCCGGCTTCTGTGTTGCTTCCCTCCTTTGTGGTGCTCAGGGCTGAGTGTGATGGAGCAGGGACTCCAtcctgggggcaggaggcaggtgagCAGGGAGCCGACAGGAAGGAAGAGGACGCAGAGCACGGGCCTGGCAGAGCCTTTTTGAACTGGTATCCGAGAGAGATCCAGGGGCGAACagaccctgccccaccccaaggGGACAAGGGTGGGCAGGacagggggctgggtgggggcgcTGATGCTATCTGAGGAGGGTAAGTCTGTGGGCTTTGCTGTCAGGGCAGCAGGATCTCAGATCTGAGCAGGTCTGCTGGACGGCTGTGCAAAGGGCATTTCGGGCCAGAGGGGCACCCAGAGGCCAAGAGAGTGAGGGTGGAGGCCTGTGCTCTGGGCCTTCGCTGGCTGGCCA
The sequence above is drawn from the Cervus canadensis isolate Bull #8, Minnesota chromosome 32, ASM1932006v1, whole genome shotgun sequence genome and encodes:
- the IGFALS gene encoding insulin-like growth factor-binding protein complex acid labile subunit isoform X1, with the translated sequence MAPRRAPLPAGGPALVVLLVSWAALGPRGLEGVEPTAPADPEGPQCPAVCSCGHDDHTDELNVFCSSRNLTRLPGGLPPGTKALWLDGNNFSSIPAAAFRNLSGLGFLNLQGSGLASLEPQALLGLRGLCHLHLEHNRLRALAAPTFLHTPGLASLGLSNNLLSRLEEGLFRGLAHLWDLNLGWNSLAVLPDTAFQGLAGLRELVLAGNKLAYLQPALFCGLGELRELDLSRNALRSVKANVFIKLPKLQKLYLDHNLVAAVAPGAFLGMKALRWLDLSHNRVGGLLEDSFPGLLGLRVLRLSHNALASLRPRTFKDLHFLEELQLGHNRLRQLPEEAFTGLGQLEVLALNNNQLQELRPGGFLGLLNLAVLNLSGNCLRDLPEQAFQGLAKLHSLHLEGGCLARLGPLAFAGLSGLRRLFLKGNSIADVDERSLGGLAELLELDLTANQLTHLPGRLFQDLGRLEYLLLARNQLSALPADALGPLKRTFWLDISHNRLETLPTAVLAPLSHLRFLSLRNNSLRTFAPQPPGLERLWLEGNPWDCGCALGALWAFALQQPASVPRFVQALAEGDDDRQPPVLTYNNITCASPPGLAGLDLRDVGEAHFAHC
- the NUBP2 gene encoding cytosolic Fe-S cluster assembly factor NUBP2 isoform X2; protein product: MEAVAEPGNLAGVRHIVLVLSGKGGVGKSTISTELALALRHAGKKVGILDVDLCGPSIPRMLRVQGRAVHQGDSGWVPVFVDREQSISLMSVGFLLEQPDEALVWRGPRKNALIKQFVSDVAWGQLDYLVVDTPPGTSDEHMAVVDALRPYSPLGALVVTTPQAVSVGDVRRELTFCRKVGLRVIGLVENMSGFVCPHCSECTNVFSKGGGEELARHAGVPFLGSVPLDPELTRSLEDGRDFIQDFPDSPAFPALSSIAQKILSETPMGLS
- the IGFALS gene encoding insulin-like growth factor-binding protein complex acid labile subunit isoform X2 yields the protein MAPRRGGPALVVLLVSWAALGPRGLEGVEPTAPADPEGPQCPAVCSCGHDDHTDELNVFCSSRNLTRLPGGLPPGTKALWLDGNNFSSIPAAAFRNLSGLGFLNLQGSGLASLEPQALLGLRGLCHLHLEHNRLRALAAPTFLHTPGLASLGLSNNLLSRLEEGLFRGLAHLWDLNLGWNSLAVLPDTAFQGLAGLRELVLAGNKLAYLQPALFCGLGELRELDLSRNALRSVKANVFIKLPKLQKLYLDHNLVAAVAPGAFLGMKALRWLDLSHNRVGGLLEDSFPGLLGLRVLRLSHNALASLRPRTFKDLHFLEELQLGHNRLRQLPEEAFTGLGQLEVLALNNNQLQELRPGGFLGLLNLAVLNLSGNCLRDLPEQAFQGLAKLHSLHLEGGCLARLGPLAFAGLSGLRRLFLKGNSIADVDERSLGGLAELLELDLTANQLTHLPGRLFQDLGRLEYLLLARNQLSALPADALGPLKRTFWLDISHNRLETLPTAVLAPLSHLRFLSLRNNSLRTFAPQPPGLERLWLEGNPWDCGCALGALWAFALQQPASVPRFVQALAEGDDDRQPPVLTYNNITCASPPGLAGLDLRDVGEAHFAHC
- the NUBP2 gene encoding cytosolic Fe-S cluster assembly factor NUBP2 isoform X1, which gives rise to MEAVAEPGNLAGVRHIVLVLSGKGGVGKSTISTELALALRHAGKKQVGILDVDLCGPSIPRMLRVQGRAVHQGDSGWVPVFVDREQSISLMSVGFLLEQPDEALVWRGPRKNALIKQFVSDVAWGQLDYLVVDTPPGTSDEHMAVVDALRPYSPLGALVVTTPQAVSVGDVRRELTFCRKVGLRVIGLVENMSGFVCPHCSECTNVFSKGGGEELARHAGVPFLGSVPLDPELTRSLEDGRDFIQDFPDSPAFPALSSIAQKILSETPMGLS